The Melioribacteraceae bacterium 4301-Me genome contains the following window.
AGAAGGTTCAAAATCATTGTCAGTAAGATTACATCCGTTAGGTAAATTTAAGGGAACAGTGTATTGTGACCTTCTACAAGTTCAGAAGTTGGATATTACAGGTATAAAGTCTAACGAAATAATACCTGTTCAGTATACTTTGTTCCAGAACTATCCAAATCCATTTAATCCTACAACTATAATCAGTTACACTTTGCCAAAACAAAGCATTGTTTCATTAAAGATATATGATATTCTTGGCAGAGAAGTTCGTACACTCGTAAATACAGAACAAACAGCTGGTACTCATAAAATTGAGTGGGATGGAAAAAATAACTATGGTTCAAGAGTTGCATCTGGAACATACATATACAGAATTGAAGCTGGTGACTTTATACAATCTAAAAAAATGATTTTATTAAAATAGTATCAAATAATACTAACTAAAGCAGTTGTTTATTTAATTGACCTTCGAGGCTTGTGCCTCCATGAAAAACAAAGCCTCGAAGGCTTATCTAAGTGATTTTTAATATGATTAAATTTTGTTGAATTGCTTTTAATAAAACGAAAGTTTTAGAGAGCTTAAAGTTAGCAATAACTTAAGAGGCAATTTAAATCTAAAAGTGTAGGGAATACGTTTTATGTATGGCCTAATAAATAGAAGTTTACTACAAGATTTAAAGATTATTGAAAAACTAAAAATTGCTTTGTCCATTGCAGCAATAATTGGTTTAATGACAGTTAATATTTATGGAGGAACTACCGGGAAAATAGCTGGAAAGGTTATAGACGCATCTAACGGTGAGCCGTTGGTTGGGGTTAATATAGTGCTTTTAGGAACAACAATGGGAGCTGCTACAGATGTAAATGGTGAATATTATATAATAAATATACCGCCAGGTACTTATCAAGTAAGAGCATCTTTGATTGGGTACTCTCCCGTTACAATTCAAGATGTTAGAGTCTCGGTAGACCAGACTACGAAAATTGATTTTAAACTTACCACTGAAGCAATTGAAATTAAAGATGTTGTAGTTACTGCCCAAAAGCCAATTGTACAGAAGGATCTAACTTCTACTGAGGCCAAAGTTAGTGGTGACCAAATATCAATGCTGCCACTTGAAGATATTCAATCAGTAGTTAATTTGCAAGCAGGCGTAGTAGACGGGCATTTTAGAGGCGGTAGAACTGGCGAAGTCAAGTATCTTATTGATGGTGTTTCTGTAAATGATGCTTTTTCAGGTAGTTCTGCTTTGGATGCTGAAGTTAACAGCATCCAAGAATTACAAGTGCTTACTGGGACTTTTAATGCTGAATATGGCGAGGCTCTCTCTGGAGTCGTGAATCAAATCACTAAAATTGCTGGCAACAAACTTGAAGGTGAAATCTCAGCTTATTCCGGTGATTATTTCACGAATAGAACATGGCTTTATCCCAACATTAATAAAATTTCTCCAAAAGACGTATACAATTTTCAAGGCAATCTAAGCGGACCAGTTCCTGGTTTGGAAAATCTTCTTAAATTTTTTATTTCTGGGCGTTATGTTTATGACTCGGGTGCTATATATGGCAGAAGAATGTTTAATCCTTCAGACTCATCAAATTTTTCAGCTAATGACCCTAAAGATTGGTACATAGGAGCTACGGGGGATAATAAGTATATCCCAATGAATTATAATCGAAGATTTACACTGCAGGGGAAAATTTCAATTAATATTGGTGATAAAGGAAGGGGGTTAGTTTTTAATACTCTTTACCAGGATCAACAGTATAAAATTTACGATCACAGATTTAAATTAAACCCAGATGGTGATTACAACTACTTTCAAAAAAGTTTCTTAGGAAGTATTAGTTACACTTATGTCATGAGTAATTCAGCATTTTTGGATCTTGTCGGCTCATCATTTACAACTAAATACAATCAGTATGTGTATGAGAATCCGTTAGACCCACGATATGTTAAACCTGAACGTATGAGAGATGTAAGTGGTAATGCTTTTTTAACAGGTGGTACTGAAAACTGGCATTTTCATCATACAACAACAACCTATACTGCTAAAGCCGATCTCACATGGCAAATAAATAACATACACCAAATTAAAACTGGTTTTGAGTATAAATTCAATACAATTGATTATCAAGATTTTCAAGTTGTTATTGATGCAACTACAAATTATAAGCCTGCTTTACCTTCGCCGGGTTCATTCAACTTTAATCAATATACTGCACATCCTTATCAGTTAGCAGGATATATCCAAGATAAAATTGAACTTGATTACCTGGTTGTAAATTTAGGAGTTCGCTTGGATTATTTTGAACCAGATGGTTTTTACCTTAAGAACCCGGATAATATTGCTGTGCTTGATCAGTTACAACCTCCATTTCCCGACTCACTTATGGCTAAGGCAAAAGCAAAATACCAAATTAGCCCGCGCATTGGATTGTCCTATCCAATAAGTGAAAAAGGAGCTGTTCATATTTCTTATGGCCATTTTTTCCAAATACCACCATTTGAATATTTATATCGTAACCCAAATTTCAGAATCCCTTTGACAGGCGATTTTCCAGCTAATATTGGGAATACTATTGGTAATACCGACCTTGATGCACAGCAGACGGTTATGTACGAAATTGGGCTGCAACAAGAGCTAACAACTAATCTGGGGTTAACTGTTACGGGTTACTACAAAGACATTAGAAATTTACTGGGCACAGAAATTCATATTAAAAACGAATTTAGAAAATTTAGTAAACTTGTTAATAGAGACTATGGTTCTGTAAAAGGATTTACAATTTCTTTCGAAAAAAGATTTAGTGATGGAATTGGCGCAACATTA
Protein-coding sequences here:
- a CDS encoding FlgD immunoglobulin-like domain containing protein, whose translation is EGSKSLSVRLHPLGKFKGTVYCDLLQVQKLDITGIKSNEIIPVQYTLFQNYPNPFNPTTIISYTLPKQSIVSLKIYDILGREVRTLVNTEQTAGTHKIEWDGKNNYGSRVASGTYIYRIEAGDFIQSKKMILLK
- a CDS encoding carboxypeptidase-like regulatory domain-containing protein, which translates into the protein MYGLINRSLLQDLKIIEKLKIALSIAAIIGLMTVNIYGGTTGKIAGKVIDASNGEPLVGVNIVLLGTTMGAATDVNGEYYIINIPPGTYQVRASLIGYSPVTIQDVRVSVDQTTKIDFKLTTEAIEIKDVVVTAQKPIVQKDLTSTEAKVSGDQISMLPLEDIQSVVNLQAGVVDGHFRGGRTGEVKYLIDGVSVNDAFSGSSALDAEVNSIQELQVLTGTFNAEYGEALSGVVNQITKIAGNKLEGEISAYSGDYFTNRTWLYPNINKISPKDVYNFQGNLSGPVPGLENLLKFFISGRYVYDSGAIYGRRMFNPSDSSNFSANDPKDWYIGATGDNKYIPMNYNRRFTLQGKISINIGDKGRGLVFNTLYQDQQYKIYDHRFKLNPDGDYNYFQKSFLGSISYTYVMSNSAFLDLVGSSFTTKYNQYVYENPLDPRYVKPERMRDVSGNAFLTGGTENWHFHHTTTTYTAKADLTWQINNIHQIKTGFEYKFNTIDYQDFQVVIDATTNYKPALPSPGSFNFNQYTAHPYQLAGYIQDKIELDYLVVNLGVRLDYFEPDGFYLKNPDNIAVLDQLQPPFPDSLMAKAKAKYQISPRIGLSYPISEKGAVHISYGHFFQIPPFEYLYRNPNFRIPLTGDFPANIGNTIGNTDLDAQQTVMYEIGLQQELTTNLGLTVTGYYKDIRNLLGTEIHIKNEFRKFSKLVNRDYGSVKGFTISFEKRFSDGIGATLDYTFQVAKGNASDPNDAFNKAQANPPIEVNKQLVPLDWDRRHSLNFTLTAGKPGNFIASVIGKLGSGLPYTPSIQNQRTGLENSENRPAYFNVDLYLTKYFDFFGKQISVFAKVYNLFDTANEINVFGDTGRAGYTLELTRAQEAPRGVNTLQEYFTRPDFYSSPRQIIIGASFGF